A genomic region of Xanthomonas fragariae contains the following coding sequences:
- a CDS encoding TraK family protein: protein MATTDSSYPAELAARLALEQQTSQIKRRDYLAAFMAARSDVKKAMEAGYTLKIIWEHMRDIGRIPFRYETFLKYVRQHITNAPPGSMSHGSAK, encoded by the coding sequence ATGGCGACGACAGACAGCAGCTACCCTGCCGAGTTGGCCGCACGGCTCGCTCTTGAGCAGCAGACCTCGCAGATCAAGCGCCGGGACTACCTGGCCGCTTTCATGGCGGCGCGCTCAGACGTTAAGAAAGCGATGGAGGCCGGCTACACGCTCAAGATCATCTGGGAGCACATGCGCGATATCGGGCGCATCCCTTTTCGATATGAGACGTTCCTGAAATACGTTCGCCAGCACATCACCAATGCGCCGCCTGGGTCCATGAGTCACGGCAGCGCGAAGTAA
- the trbJ gene encoding P-type conjugative transfer protein TrbJ has product MKQHVLAAKIAFSIGLTVGVASMPAHAGIPVIDGTNLSQTTVTAIQQVAHVQKQIEQYQTQLQQYENMLQNTVAPAAYMWDQAQTTINGLMQSIDTLNNLTNQAGSLDAYLGRFQDVSYYKSSPCFTSTGCSDTERAALEKTRALASQSQKAANDALFKGIKDQQENLKSDAHQLERLQSQAQGAKGQMEAIGYANQIASQQSN; this is encoded by the coding sequence ATGAAGCAGCATGTTTTAGCGGCTAAAATCGCTTTCTCCATAGGCCTCACTGTTGGCGTCGCCTCGATGCCTGCGCACGCGGGCATCCCGGTCATTGACGGAACCAACCTGTCGCAAACGACCGTCACCGCGATTCAACAGGTTGCGCATGTCCAGAAGCAAATCGAGCAATACCAGACGCAGTTGCAGCAGTACGAAAACATGCTGCAAAACACGGTCGCGCCCGCGGCCTACATGTGGGATCAGGCACAAACCACCATCAACGGCTTGATGCAGTCCATCGACACCCTGAATAACCTCACCAATCAGGCCGGCAGCCTGGACGCTTACCTAGGCAGGTTCCAGGACGTGTCCTACTACAAATCCTCGCCGTGCTTCACCTCGACCGGCTGCTCTGACACCGAACGCGCGGCGCTGGAAAAGACCCGCGCCTTGGCTTCACAGTCTCAAAAGGCTGCAAATGATGCGCTGTTTAAGGGCATCAAAGATCAGCAGGAAAATCTAAAGTCGGATGCGCACCAGCTCGAACGGCTGCAATCGCAGGCGCAGGGCGCAAAAGGGCAGATGGAAGCCATCGGATATGCAAACCAGATTGCCAGCCAACAATCCAACTAG
- a CDS encoding type II toxin-antitoxin system VapC family toxin translates to MIVLDTNVVSEAIKPEPNPAVRAWLNEQVAETLYLSSVTLAELLFGIGALPNGKRKKGLGEALDGLLELFGERVLMFDTEAARHYAELAVKARTAGKGFPTPDGYIGAIAASKGFIVATRDTSPFEAAGLTVINPWNHQ, encoded by the coding sequence ATGATTGTCTTGGATACGAATGTAGTCTCCGAGGCGATAAAACCCGAACCCAACCCGGCCGTGCGAGCTTGGTTGAATGAGCAGGTAGCGGAAACCCTCTACCTGTCCAGCGTGACGCTTGCCGAACTGCTGTTCGGCATCGGCGCGCTGCCGAACGGGAAACGTAAGAAAGGCCTGGGCGAAGCACTGGACGGCTTGCTCGAACTGTTCGGCGAGCGGGTGCTGATGTTCGACACCGAAGCGGCTCGCCATTATGCCGAGCTGGCGGTGAAGGCCCGCACAGCCGGGAAGGGTTTTCCAACACCTGACGGATATATTGGGGCTATTGCGGCCTCCAAGGGATTTATCGTAGCAACACGCGACACCAGCCCTTTCGAAGCGGCTGGGCTTACTGTTATCAATCCTTGGAACCATCAGTAA
- the repC gene encoding replication protein C, IncQ-type, which yields MKKRDVMAGGEAMAFNLTHARHDPMHCLVPGLFRSLKRGERKRLKLDVTYHYAENEQARFVGLEPLGADDMRLLQGLVALGGPKGIILTPDPTAELPRQLRLFLEPKFEAVGQDALVVRESMTSLLAEIGLTDGGDNIRAIKACLLRMANVTVVVTNGIRQRSFHLMSYAFDEEDGRLFVALNPQIAEAILGRRPYTRIEMAEVRALQTDPARLIHQRLCGWIDPGKAGRVELDTLAGYVWPDQANAEAMKKRRQKARKALAELATVGWKVSEYAAGKCEICRPKPVVTFPKLRSNVPLYP from the coding sequence ATGAAGAAAAGGGACGTGATGGCAGGAGGCGAAGCGATGGCTTTTAACCTTACCCATGCCCGGCACGATCCGATGCATTGCCTGGTCCCCGGTTTGTTCCGCAGTCTTAAGCGCGGCGAACGGAAGAGGCTCAAGCTCGATGTGACGTATCACTACGCCGAGAATGAACAAGCGCGGTTTGTCGGCCTCGAGCCTCTTGGCGCTGATGACATGCGACTGCTACAAGGTCTTGTGGCTCTTGGAGGGCCGAAGGGCATCATCCTGACGCCAGATCCAACAGCAGAGTTGCCGAGGCAACTGCGTCTATTCCTTGAGCCGAAGTTCGAAGCGGTAGGGCAGGATGCGCTTGTCGTGCGAGAGAGCATGACAAGCCTGCTAGCCGAAATCGGCTTGACCGATGGCGGCGACAATATCAGGGCGATCAAGGCGTGTTTGCTGCGCATGGCAAACGTGACGGTGGTAGTCACCAATGGGATTAGGCAAAGGTCTTTTCACTTGATGAGCTACGCCTTCGACGAAGAGGACGGACGGCTATTCGTCGCGTTGAATCCCCAGATTGCAGAGGCGATTCTTGGGCGGCGCCCGTATACCCGCATCGAGATGGCCGAGGTGCGGGCGCTACAAACCGACCCGGCCCGCCTTATTCACCAGCGGCTATGCGGCTGGATCGATCCTGGCAAAGCCGGGCGCGTGGAACTCGATACGCTTGCTGGCTACGTCTGGCCGGACCAGGCGAACGCCGAGGCTATGAAGAAGCGCCGCCAGAAAGCGCGCAAAGCTCTGGCCGAGCTTGCTACCGTGGGCTGGAAGGTGAGCGAGTATGCAGCAGGGAAGTGTGAAATTTGCAGGCCGAAGCCCGTAGTAACGTTCCCCAAGCTCCGTAGCAATGTTCCCCTTTACCCGTAG
- a CDS encoding helicase RepA family protein, which produces MAIDVLAAFECEPPVLDFIWPGFLAGTVGALVAPGATGKSFWALEATMSIACSVAGGDLVGLAPAHSGRVVYLAGEDPPSALVRRIHAIGQHLGHAARQAIAENLALEPIMGKRLNVMDEAHLRRVIEYSAGARLIVLDTLSRIHALDENSNGSMANLVAVFEQVAATTGASVLYLHHVSKGSAREGQTDQQQAARGASALIDNARWCGYVARMTEDEAKRLSDRAHDRQPIGNERRGYFVRFGVNKQNYDATTLDRWYMRHAGGVLVPVELHEASKNEEKGRDGRRRSDGF; this is translated from the coding sequence GTGGCGATTGACGTCCTCGCGGCGTTCGAGTGCGAACCGCCGGTGCTGGACTTCATATGGCCGGGCTTCCTGGCGGGAACCGTGGGCGCGCTCGTTGCTCCAGGAGCCACCGGTAAGAGCTTCTGGGCGCTGGAAGCGACCATGAGCATCGCATGCAGCGTTGCCGGCGGCGACCTCGTGGGCCTGGCTCCCGCACACTCCGGGCGCGTGGTTTATCTGGCTGGGGAAGACCCGCCGTCCGCGCTTGTGCGGCGCATTCACGCCATCGGCCAGCACCTCGGACACGCAGCACGCCAAGCCATCGCAGAGAACCTTGCGCTTGAGCCAATCATGGGTAAGCGCTTGAACGTCATGGACGAGGCTCACTTGCGCCGCGTCATTGAGTACAGCGCCGGGGCCAGGCTGATCGTGCTGGACACCCTGAGCCGCATCCACGCCCTCGATGAGAACAGCAATGGCAGCATGGCCAACCTCGTGGCCGTGTTCGAGCAGGTCGCGGCTACCACGGGCGCATCCGTGCTCTACCTGCACCACGTCAGCAAGGGAAGTGCCCGCGAAGGCCAAACCGACCAGCAGCAGGCCGCGCGTGGCGCTTCCGCGCTCATCGACAACGCCAGGTGGTGCGGTTACGTCGCGCGCATGACTGAGGACGAGGCGAAGCGCCTTAGCGACCGCGCCCATGACCGGCAGCCCATCGGCAATGAGCGCCGCGGCTACTTCGTGCGTTTCGGCGTTAACAAGCAGAACTACGACGCTACGACGCTTGATCGCTGGTACATGCGGCACGCAGGCGGCGTTCTGGTGCCAGTGGAGCTGCATGAAGCCAGCAAGAATGAAGAAAAGGGACGTGATGGCAGGAGGCGAAGCGATGGCTTTTAA
- a CDS encoding FitA-like ribbon-helix-helix domain-containing protein has product MAILTVRNVPDEVHRALRLRAAEHGRSTEAEVREILESAVKSEKRIRMGDALAELGRQVVLTNDDFAVLDQVRDKVPAEPMRFE; this is encoded by the coding sequence ATGGCAATCCTGACAGTGCGGAATGTGCCCGACGAGGTGCATCGCGCTCTGCGCTTACGGGCCGCCGAGCATGGCCGCAGTACAGAGGCGGAGGTCCGCGAGATTCTGGAGAGTGCAGTTAAGTCAGAAAAGCGCATCCGCATGGGCGACGCGTTGGCGGAGCTTGGCCGCCAAGTAGTGCTGACAAACGATGATTTCGCAGTGTTGGACCAGGTGCGCGACAAGGTGCCGGCAGAACCGATGAGGTTTGAATGA